The following proteins are encoded in a genomic region of Gossypium hirsutum isolate 1008001.06 chromosome D05, Gossypium_hirsutum_v2.1, whole genome shotgun sequence:
- the LOC107935283 gene encoding probable serine/threonine-protein kinase At1g01540: MDSGIWQSFRFNLEEIETATQYFSESNLLGKSNFAATYKGFLRDGSAVVIKSISKTSCKSDDSEFLKGLNVLASLKHENVVRLRGFCCSKARGGCFLVYDFIPNGNLLQYLDVKDGDGTVLDWSTRVSIVKGIAKGIAYLHEYKINKPTLVHQNISAEKVLVDHRFNPLLSDSGLHNILTIDIVFGSLKASAAMGYLAPEYANTGRFTEKSDVYAFGTLVLQLLSGKQR; the protein is encoded by the exons ATGGACAGTGGAATTTGGCAAAGTTTTAGGTTCAATTTAGAAGAAATAGAGACTGCAACTCAGTACTTTTCGGAGTCGAATTTGTTGGGAAAAAGTAACTTTGCTGCTACATATAAAGGGTTCCTTAGAGATGGATCAGCTGTTGTGATTAAAAGTATTAGCAAAACTAGTTGTAAATCAGATGATTCCGAGTTCTTGAAAGGATTGAATGTTTTAGCATCGTTGAAACACGAGAATGTAGTCCGGTTAAGAGGATTTTGTTGCTCAAAAGCACGTGGTGGGTGCTTCCTCGTTTATGATTTCATCCCTAACGGAAATTTGCTACAGTATCTTGACGTAAAGGATGGTGACGGCACAGTCCTAGATTGGTCTACTAGAGTTTCCATTGTTAAAGGCATAGCCAAAG GGATAGCATACTTGCATGaatacaaaataaacaaaccGACTCTCGTTCACCAAAACATATCAGCCGAGAAAGTGCTCGTCGACCACCGGTTTAATCCCCTACTTTCAGATTCCGGCTTACACAACATCCTCACCATTGACATTGTCTTTGGTTCACTCAAAGCCAGTGCTGCCATGGGTTATCTTGCACCCGAATATGCCAACACGGGTCGTTTCACCGAGAAGAGCGACGTTTACGCGTTCGGGACACTCGTTCTCCAACTCCTTTCGGGTAAACAAAGGTGA
- the LOC107904176 gene encoding probable phytol kinase 1, chloroplastic produces the protein MSLSLSFTHPILSRHVYSAVFPPPRFLFLSPLIPTTSRFPILYRAPQRATALSATAVTASIFRDTAASASVFAGAYALVFTFDILTQKELIQQNLSRKLVHILSGLLFAISWPIFSNADEARYFASLVPLFNCLRLVIHGLSLTDDQSLIKSVTREGNPKELLRGPLYYVAMLMLCALVFWRESPVGVICLAMMCGGDGVADIIGRKYGSSKIPYNQSKSWVGSISMFVSGFIISIGMLYYYSALGYLQLDWGYTLHRVAFISLVATVVESLPISMLIDDNISVPLASMLAAYLTFGH, from the exons ATGAGCCTCTCCTTATCCTTCACTCATCCAATCTTAAGCCGCCACGTCTATTCCGCCGTATTTCCTCCTCCCCGTTTTCTCTTCCTCTCTCCTCTCATCCCCACCACGTCCCGTTTCCCTATTCTCTACCGCGCGCCCCAACGCGCCACCGCACTCTCAGCCACCGCTGTAACCGCCTCTATCTTCCGAGATACCGCTGCTTCCGCCTCTGTCTTTGCTGGCGCTTATGCTCTCGTCTTCACCTTCGATATTCTCACTCAAAAGGAGCTCATTCagcag AATTTAAGTAGAAAATTGGTGCATATATTATCTGGATTACTTTTTGCCATTTCCTGGCCAATTTTCAG caaCGCCGATGAAGCTCGTTACTTTGCATCTCTGGTTCCACTTTTCAATTGCTTAAGGCTTGTAATTCATGGTCTCTCTTTGACTGATGATCAAAGCTTGATCAAATCTGTTACTCGAGAAGGAAATCCCAA GGAATTGCTTAGGGGGCCTTTGTATTATGTTGCGATGTTGATGTTATGTGCTCTTGTGTTTTGGCGTGAATCCCCCGTGGGTGTCATCTGCTTGGCAATGATGTGCGGCGGAGATG GTGTTGCAGACATAATTGGAAGAAAATATGGGTCGTCCAAGATTCCTTATAATCAAAGTAAGAGTTGGGTTGGCAGCATTTCCATGTTTGTTTCAGGATTCATCATTTCTATTGG GATGCTGTACTACTACTCAGCTCTGGGTTATTTACAATTGGATTGGGGATATACACTGCATAGGGTTGCTTTCATTTCTCTAGTGGCAACTGTGGTTGAATCTCTTCCAATTTCCATGCTAATAGATGATAATATTTCTGTTCCTCTTGCTTCCATGCTTGCTGCCTATTTAACTTTTGGTCACTAA